In Gemmatimonadota bacterium, one DNA window encodes the following:
- a CDS encoding sulfatase has protein sequence MKERFGNARTVLAILLLLGIATGFVEALVLWIKHEVFGQVVFVSRHVLWMAPVAYLLVFGALGLVLAVGAFLLPRLVRSPLAAFAGVAFGVGCLLLPVGQISRIAAAILAAGVGVQAARFARERPARAGRALAVGVLVLGVAAALAGAVGAVRFRTASSGFEGPVAARGGRAPNVLLVVWDTVRSASLSLYGHTRPTTPVLERLAAESTVFDEAYSTSPWTLPGHSSLFTGYFPHEVSSSWYERLDARRTTLAEVFRTMGHATGGFVANHHYTAHDSGLGRGFETYRDYVVSWDQVLRSSAFTQTPSGERMIRARSLPELWRAARAFNWWVAQKRDSDRKHSDELNAEFLDWVDSLEGRPFFGFLNYFDAHAGYWSPPEFRERFPADWEGEYEAAIAYQDDRLGRLLDGLEERGLLENTVVIVTSDHGELFGEHGLHGHASSLYRNVLHVPLLIRYPAGVPAGRRVATPVSLRDVPATVTDVAGLDFEPAFPGRSLARYWTADPAAPETLLAEVEEGRNNPPTDPISRGPVRSVLGGGWQFILNGDDTEELYRFAPDSTGELDRATEPEALPHLTRLRTELGTFLPALRR, from the coding sequence GTGAAGGAGCGCTTCGGCAACGCGCGCACGGTGCTCGCGATCCTGCTTCTGCTGGGGATCGCGACCGGATTCGTCGAAGCGCTCGTGCTGTGGATCAAGCACGAGGTGTTCGGCCAGGTCGTCTTCGTGAGCCGGCACGTGCTCTGGATGGCGCCGGTGGCGTACCTGCTGGTCTTCGGCGCGCTGGGTCTGGTCCTCGCGGTCGGCGCCTTCCTGCTGCCTCGTCTGGTCCGGTCGCCCCTCGCCGCGTTCGCTGGCGTCGCGTTCGGCGTCGGCTGCCTGCTCCTGCCGGTGGGTCAGATCAGTCGCATCGCCGCTGCCATCCTGGCGGCCGGGGTGGGTGTGCAGGCAGCACGCTTTGCGCGCGAGCGTCCCGCACGCGCCGGCCGGGCGCTCGCCGTCGGCGTGCTGGTGCTCGGGGTCGCGGCGGCCCTCGCGGGCGCGGTCGGTGCGGTGCGCTTCCGTACGGCCTCCAGCGGCTTCGAAGGGCCGGTGGCGGCGCGGGGCGGTCGGGCGCCCAACGTGCTCCTGGTGGTGTGGGACACGGTGCGCTCCGCCAGCCTGAGCCTCTATGGCCACACGCGCCCCACCACGCCGGTGCTGGAGCGTCTGGCGGCCGAGAGCACGGTGTTCGACGAGGCCTACTCCACCTCGCCGTGGACGCTGCCCGGACACTCGTCGCTGTTCACCGGCTACTTCCCGCACGAGGTGTCGTCGAGCTGGTACGAGCGACTCGACGCCCGCCGGACCACGTTGGCCGAGGTGTTCCGCACGATGGGACACGCCACCGGTGGGTTCGTGGCCAACCATCACTACACGGCGCACGACTCGGGGCTCGGACGGGGATTCGAGACCTACCGCGACTACGTGGTGAGCTGGGATCAGGTCCTGCGCTCGTCCGCCTTCACCCAGACGCCGAGCGGCGAGCGGATGATCCGGGCCCGCTCCCTCCCCGAGCTGTGGCGCGCCGCGCGCGCCTTCAACTGGTGGGTGGCGCAGAAGCGGGACAGCGACCGGAAGCACTCGGACGAGCTGAACGCCGAGTTCCTCGACTGGGTGGACTCGCTGGAGGGGCGGCCCTTCTTCGGGTTCCTCAACTACTTCGATGCGCACGCGGGCTACTGGTCGCCTCCCGAGTTCCGTGAGCGCTTCCCTGCGGACTGGGAAGGGGAGTACGAAGCGGCCATCGCCTATCAGGACGACCGGCTGGGACGCCTCCTCGACGGGCTCGAAGAGCGCGGCCTCCTGGAGAACACCGTGGTGATCGTCACCTCCGACCACGGGGAGCTCTTCGGTGAGCACGGTCTGCACGGCCATGCGTCCAGCCTCTACCGCAACGTGTTGCACGTTCCCCTGCTGATCCGCTATCCGGCCGGCGTTCCCGCCGGACGGCGCGTCGCCACCCCCGTGAGCCTGCGGGACGTCCCGGCCACCGTGACCGACGTCGCCGGACTCGACTTCGAGCCCGCGTTTCCCGGCCGTTCGCTGGCCCGATACTGGACTGCGGATCCGGCCGCGCCCGAGACGCTGCTCGCGGAGGTGGAGGAGGGCCGCAACAACCCGCCCACCGATCCGATCAGCCGTGGACCCGTGCGCTCCGTGCTCGGAGGAGGCTGGCAGTTCATCCTGAACGGGGACGACACGGAGGAGCTGTACCGGTTCGCGCCGGACTCGACCGGCGAGCTGGACCGCGCCACCGAACCCGAGGCGCTCCCGCACCTGACCCGGCTGCGTACCGAGCTCGGCACGTTCCTGCCCGCGCTTCGTCGCTGA
- a CDS encoding ABC transporter permease: protein MDGFRQDLRFAFRSLRRRPGFTLVAVLTIAIGIGANSAIFSVVDAVLIEPIPVHEPSRLLVPDVVAPTGFSISLSIPNLVDWRDRNRTFASFASSSGRSRTLTGGDRAEVVRTRWILGDFFETLGVSPAQGRVIPADETFAGAPAVAVITHGFWQRHFGGERALGETLLLDDQPFTVVGVMPPSFRFPDANTEIYLPMGFYQAQLCWDQRGCSQGAFGIGRLRDGVTIEAAQQDLDRIVREIEETEGQRVARPVLEPLVDYYVGDIRRNLWLMMGAVGFVLLIACANVASLTLARGEARRREVALRSSLGAGRGRVMRQFLTESMVLAALGGVVGLGVAWLGIRALVPVVADSLPSALTARIGLDPTVLIFTAVATLVAGVVFGIAPTLRASRTDLVGELKEGSRGGGSGRNRNALRSALVVAEVALSLVLLIGAGLMIQSIRQLRHVDKGFAEDNLFTAEVPLPRARYDGRDAAWPFFRELHRRVAALPGVERASLTQILPLEGSSWEQGIYPEGVEYTQDNVQSVLYYMVTPEHFDVFQIPLLAGRGFEAQDRDGGDRVAIIDETMAERFWPGESAIGRRVTFESTTDDAGETERIFRTVVGVVKNVRHYELENAARITIYVPFEQTNGNWTGTLKLVAATSGDPTLLTDAVRRELSALDPEVPLAEVQTMETVVDQAMSGPRALGTLLGVFAAVALGLSAIGLFGLMSYIVAQSFREIGIRMALGASAGRVVTTISGQGLRLAALGVGLGLAAAVVFTRLLGTVLYEVDPMHLGTFAAFSLFLLAVAGAAAWIPARRATRIDPGIVLRQD from the coding sequence ATGGATGGGTTCCGGCAGGATCTCCGCTTCGCGTTCCGGTCCCTGCGCCGTCGCCCCGGGTTCACCCTCGTGGCGGTGCTTACCATCGCGATCGGGATCGGCGCCAACTCCGCGATCTTCAGCGTCGTCGACGCGGTGCTCATCGAACCCATCCCGGTGCACGAGCCGTCCCGGCTGCTGGTGCCCGACGTGGTCGCGCCCACCGGCTTCTCCATCAGCCTTTCGATCCCCAACCTGGTCGATTGGCGGGACCGCAACCGCACGTTCGCGTCCTTCGCGTCCAGCTCCGGTCGTTCGCGCACGCTGACCGGCGGGGATCGCGCCGAGGTGGTGCGGACGCGCTGGATCCTGGGCGATTTCTTCGAGACCCTGGGCGTGTCGCCGGCCCAGGGCCGCGTCATCCCGGCGGACGAGACCTTCGCGGGAGCGCCGGCGGTCGCGGTCATCACCCATGGCTTCTGGCAGCGCCATTTCGGCGGTGAGCGCGCGCTCGGAGAGACGCTCCTCCTGGACGACCAGCCCTTCACGGTCGTCGGCGTCATGCCCCCGTCCTTCCGCTTCCCCGACGCCAACACCGAGATCTATCTGCCCATGGGGTTCTACCAGGCGCAGCTGTGCTGGGATCAGCGCGGATGCTCCCAGGGTGCCTTCGGGATCGGGCGTCTGCGCGATGGCGTCACGATAGAGGCCGCCCAGCAGGATCTCGACCGCATCGTACGCGAGATCGAAGAGACCGAAGGCCAACGCGTGGCGCGCCCGGTCCTGGAGCCCCTGGTCGACTACTACGTCGGCGACATCCGCCGCAACCTGTGGCTGATGATGGGCGCGGTGGGATTCGTGCTCCTGATCGCGTGTGCCAACGTGGCCAGCCTGACGCTCGCGCGGGGTGAGGCGCGGCGGCGCGAGGTGGCGCTGCGCTCTTCGCTGGGCGCCGGTCGCGGGCGGGTCATGCGTCAGTTCCTCACGGAGAGCATGGTCCTCGCGGCGCTGGGCGGCGTGGTGGGGCTGGGCGTGGCCTGGCTCGGCATCCGGGCCTTGGTGCCGGTCGTCGCCGACTCACTGCCCTCGGCGCTCACGGCCCGCATCGGGCTCGATCCCACCGTGCTGATCTTCACCGCCGTGGCCACGCTGGTCGCGGGCGTCGTGTTCGGCATCGCGCCCACCCTGCGCGCGTCCCGGACGGATCTGGTGGGCGAGCTCAAGGAAGGCTCCCGCGGCGGAGGCTCGGGGCGCAACCGCAACGCGCTGCGCTCGGCGTTGGTGGTCGCGGAGGTAGCCCTGTCGCTGGTGCTGTTGATCGGCGCCGGCCTGATGATCCAGAGCATCCGCCAGCTGCGTCACGTGGACAAGGGGTTCGCGGAGGACAACCTGTTCACGGCCGAGGTCCCGCTCCCGCGCGCGCGCTACGACGGACGCGACGCGGCCTGGCCCTTCTTCCGCGAGTTGCACCGTCGGGTCGCTGCGTTGCCGGGTGTGGAGCGGGCGTCCCTCACCCAGATCCTCCCGCTGGAGGGCAGCTCCTGGGAGCAGGGGATCTATCCGGAGGGCGTCGAATACACGCAGGACAACGTCCAGTCGGTTCTGTACTACATGGTCACCCCCGAGCATTTCGACGTGTTTCAGATCCCGCTGCTCGCGGGTCGCGGCTTCGAAGCCCAGGACCGCGACGGCGGCGACCGGGTGGCCATCATCGACGAGACCATGGCCGAGCGGTTCTGGCCCGGGGAGAGCGCCATCGGCCGGCGGGTGACGTTCGAGTCCACGACCGACGACGCCGGCGAGACCGAGCGGATCTTCAGGACCGTGGTCGGCGTGGTGAAGAACGTTCGCCACTACGAGCTGGAGAACGCCGCCCGCATCACGATCTACGTGCCGTTCGAGCAGACCAACGGCAACTGGACGGGCACGCTCAAGCTCGTCGCGGCCACGAGCGGCGATCCCACGCTCCTGACGGACGCCGTCCGCCGCGAGCTCTCGGCCCTCGACCCCGAGGTCCCACTGGCCGAGGTGCAGACCATGGAGACCGTGGTGGACCAGGCGATGTCGGGGCCGCGCGCGCTCGGCACGCTGCTCGGCGTCTTCGCTGCGGTGGCGTTGGGCCTCTCCGCCATCGGTCTCTTCGGGCTGATGTCGTACATCGTGGCCCAGAGCTTCCGCGAGATCGGGATCCGCATGGCGCTCGGCGCCAGCGCCGGGCGCGTGGTCACGACCATCTCGGGGCAGGGGCTGCGCCTCGCCGCGTTGGGCGTGGGACTGGGGCTGGCGGCCGCCGTGGTGTTCACACGACTCCTGGGGACCGTCCTCTACGAGGTCGACCCGATGCACCTGGGCACGTTCGCGGCGTTCTCGCTCTTCCTGCTGGCGGTCGCCGGCGCGGCGGCCTGGATCCCGGCTCGCCGCGCGACGCGGATCGACCCGGGCATCGTCCTGCGACAGGATTGA
- a CDS encoding amidohydrolase family protein, giving the protein MSRAVLLLSLWLVPGSALAAQTVALRAARLFDGRTDALITPGVVLVEAGRIRAVGSDVVIPSGAQVIDLGDATLLPGLIDLHTHLTSTDGVSWEEELLTTTPGEAALYGARNALRTLQAGFTTVRDMGPTWPYVDVDLKRAIDAGVVEGPRMVVAGNYVSATGGAGDARQFSIYVDVPLVQNLADGPDEIRRAVRTNQKHGADFTKILATGAVLSSGIEPGAQQYSDEEIRTAVVETARWGRMVAAHAHGAEGIKAAIRAGVRTVDHGSYLDDEAIALLQGSGRRTFYVPTLATGDFIGAAADSANLEGHVARSRAIEEIKDRAFRRALDADLPIGFGTDAGVIPHGRNGYELVARVQQGERPADALRSATALNAEILGWQDRIGTLEEGKLADVIAVPGDPLRDIGVIERVRFVMKGGVVVWWEANGATR; this is encoded by the coding sequence ATGTCCCGCGCCGTCCTCCTCCTGTCCCTCTGGCTCGTCCCGGGCTCCGCGCTCGCGGCCCAGACGGTCGCGCTGCGCGCCGCCCGCCTCTTCGACGGCCGCACCGACGCGCTGATCACGCCGGGCGTGGTACTCGTCGAAGCCGGTCGCATCCGGGCCGTCGGGTCCGACGTGGTGATCCCGTCCGGCGCCCAGGTCATCGACCTCGGGGACGCCACCCTCCTGCCCGGTCTGATCGACCTCCACACGCACCTGACCAGCACCGACGGCGTCTCCTGGGAGGAGGAGCTGCTCACCACCACGCCGGGGGAGGCCGCCCTCTACGGCGCGCGCAACGCGCTGCGCACGCTGCAAGCGGGCTTCACCACCGTCCGCGACATGGGCCCCACCTGGCCCTACGTGGACGTGGACCTCAAGCGCGCGATCGACGCGGGTGTCGTCGAGGGACCCCGGATGGTGGTGGCCGGCAACTACGTCTCCGCAACCGGCGGGGCCGGGGACGCCCGTCAGTTCTCCATCTACGTGGACGTGCCGCTCGTACAGAACCTGGCCGACGGCCCCGACGAGATCCGTAGAGCCGTGCGCACGAACCAGAAGCACGGCGCCGACTTCACCAAGATCCTCGCCACCGGCGCAGTGCTCTCCAGCGGGATCGAGCCCGGCGCCCAACAGTACTCGGACGAGGAGATCCGGACCGCCGTGGTGGAGACGGCCCGCTGGGGCCGCATGGTGGCCGCCCACGCGCACGGCGCCGAGGGCATCAAGGCGGCCATCCGCGCCGGCGTACGCACCGTCGACCACGGCTCGTACCTCGACGACGAGGCCATCGCGCTTCTGCAAGGAAGCGGGCGGCGCACGTTCTACGTGCCTACGCTGGCGACCGGGGACTTCATCGGGGCCGCCGCCGACAGCGCCAACCTCGAAGGGCACGTGGCGCGTAGCCGGGCCATCGAGGAGATCAAGGATCGAGCGTTCCGCCGCGCGCTGGACGCCGATCTGCCGATCGGGTTCGGCACCGACGCCGGCGTGATCCCGCACGGCCGCAACGGCTACGAGCTCGTGGCCCGCGTCCAGCAGGGGGAGCGTCCGGCCGATGCGCTGCGCTCGGCGACGGCGCTGAACGCCGAGATCCTGGGCTGGCAGGATCGGATCGGCACGCTGGAGGAGGGCAAGCTCGCCGACGTCATCGCCGTACCGGGGGATCCGCTGCGGGACATCGGCGTCATCGAGCGCGTGCGCTTCGTGATGAAGGGCGGCGTCGTGGTCTGGTGGGAGGCGAATGGCGCGACCCGGTAG